In Chiloscyllium punctatum isolate Juve2018m chromosome 8, sChiPun1.3, whole genome shotgun sequence, a single window of DNA contains:
- the LOC140480283 gene encoding phthioceranic/hydroxyphthioceranic acid synthase-like, with product MENKGEEIAIVGIGCNFPGGEGIDNFWKVLHEGRNCVADIPPDRFNTKFWHDTDETKAGKMITKRGCFIDGFNEFDHKLFNISQTEVNSMDPQHMLLLECTYKAFENAGMPMEDISGSKTGVFIGLMNRDYERIVNSVANKITHYNGTGTSMSIAANRISFTFNLTGPSLAIDTACSSSLVALHYAFHSIKQGDCEMAICGGVSCIIEPRVNVALSKAKMISPDGISKPFSSNANGYGRGEGCGILLLKKLTKAQEDRDHIWGVIVCSAVNQDGRTITPITRPSQMQQEELLRSIYPNNVDPSQVQYMEAHGTGTPAGDPTEAASISNIIGKSRHSNSPPLITGSVKGNIGHTESAAGAAGLIKVLLMMYHGKIVSSLHYSEENSSINAKALNLHIPTHVEKWEEGWMKERMAGINSFGFGGTNAHAVVRQFKQSSVQNCVQKPLEIFVLSAASQNSLRMMLEDASHQIKENDDIVLQNLAYTSACRRSHKNNKYRKAFVTYSLRHLQQQLKSATGTEVAQIKTGVKLIFVFCGNGVLYQGMCKQLLQTEAVFRAQIEEIEQIFKQYSDVKLLDLIQNDCGDFTNPGIAQPLLFAIQVAVVSLLKFWGVQPDVVIGHSVGEVAAVCCAGMLSLRDAVKVVYHRSVLQLTVTGGRMLVISNLSVSIVSDRLDSYSGDLCIAAFNSPSSCTVAGDAKAIDRFYAELSSSFGNKNVLLHILDVPAAYHSHLMDPILRQVEENIGNLEAQKTETKVVSTVTGQLVTRDDYVTGKYWARNIRNPVAFEQAIRTAVAGMKSAVFVEIGPRRALQRYIKEIVGNEALVLSAVQPEKDYATLLSVLSTLFELGFNPNWQNMYVERETVPTLYPCYKFDRTKLQVNFEDFRQSHENVISTSHPFLCGSNRDRKEFNYILTLAIMPYILEHKNNNIPILPGSIYVELGLASALANIKPKIPLSLCQTQITFLNPCIVHPKSTELKVQLSNEGTVTKFTVLASTATYAEGEVHYANECIVEENVISVQHILQRVKEKIKAEDIYENLSSLGFQYGSVYRYLGDVFFGDELKEAITCIKVPDEIVLQMHEYHIHPVILDYYMQMTAIIAMKMSDSRAGFPTSIRSLTVCRPMQPEMMMYMRTCKCTTEFFEVSGGFTDTKGVLIAELKNVRITFLSYHNSTELNNLFYQNDWEQIVDLPKGIASAPKSLVFADNYGIAKSLQKYLHTQSSYIPYKEPKTMMDIELTQVLRQYNVSNLNNFDEVLFFWGMQNITGQSSEAVVEHVSSCCEIYRQILQLLQREKSTKSIRTITYRTSEKTVDQITPGFALWGMTRSCAAELHEVTFHLIDISSVLDADIVALANAVTLPANYPEVMIKLGKTYTSHIRRVPIKTSDNVQNMVPYSSFGNVVFQTMDPYKVVNFHAKPQQSKMNKPTKQTVCVEIDNICIHSSDYFPVSVSDMNIGRTMYWNKSVTEGHNLLALDFSGTITAVSNDVKTCKVGDHVVACYPVAAFSTVILSASVCYKSSKIPVLKQTPCVSYFILAWEILHNTLPRNKHHKLVIISSVPESCLSQVLSVAASAFGWRVQIEYNGISHTSTHSDALLFLPPIKTSLVAKYVNSSSAQHVVVLFDNNHVLGTSQSIPGCERDNVYIHTLPVANIFQKGYLVKSAHDVYKWMRSMHLKMKHLDLPKINFQQIVLNVNEYREESYFTCKAVSVVDLKNVHASISLMPEIPVYLSQNQLFRNDAAYIITGGLSGLGFLTVNFIAKHGGGYVIILSRRTPSNEMQEEFRNIQNKFGTNVVSIACDVSVLSNVEKAINAFRHSFPKVAIKGVFHSAVVLHDGLLQILNKSLFEKVLNPKVAGVLNLHHTTRSLQLDYFVCYSSIASFSGSSAQSSYSAANSFLDFFIHYRRNQGLVGQTLNWGALNLGLLHNKFRTQKFLESKGIMMMEPSEVSECLKQCLVLNNPQQAICKFNFLILYRFDENPSFKARFFSIVKDEISNLEVNKEQIVSSNSAVTPEQYVISLLSEVSNADPADFTKESNLSSFGLDSMLSMTVQNRIYEEKHISLPMVTLLDPKTTIHTVVSLLEEKSTVQPQIGNITVRHFESKSLSDTDDEYTQL from the exons GACTTATGAATCGTGACTATGAAAGGATTGTAAATAGTGTTGCCAACAAAATCACCCATTATAATGGAACAGGGACATCAATGAGTATAGCTGCAAATCGAATTTCTTTCACTTTCAACCTAACGGGACCATCATTAGCTATTGATACAGCATGCTCTTCATCTCTTGTTGCTCTACACTATGCTTTTCACAGCATCAAGCAAG GTGATTGTGAGATGGCTATTTGTGGGGGAGTAAGCTGTATCATTGAGCCAAGAGTCAATGTAGCACTAAGCAAAGCAAAAATGATATCACCAGATGGAATCAGCAAACCATTCTCTAGTAATGCCAATGGATATGGAAGAGGAGAAGGCTGTGGAATTCTTCTATTGAAGAAACTTACAAAG GCACAGGAGGATCGTGATCATATTTGGGGAGTAATAGTTTGTAGTGCAGTCAATCAGGATGGTAGGACAATCACACCAATCACCAGACCCTCACAAATGCAGCAAGAAGAACTATTGAGAAGTATTTACCCAAACAATGTCGACCCATCACAGGTTCAGTACATGGAGGCTCATGGAACCGGAACTCCAGCTGGTGACCCTACAGAAGCAGCCAGTATATCAAATATTATTGGAAAATCCAGACATTCAAACTCCCCTCCACTCATCACGGGTTCTGTCAAAGGAAACATCGGTCACACAGAGTCTGCTGCAGGAGCAGCCGGTTTAATTAAAGTGCTCCTCATGATGTATCATGGCAAAATTGTATCATCACTGCACTATTCTGAGGAGAATTCAAGCATCAATGCAAAAGCTTTAAATCTACATATTCCAACTCATGTGGAAAAATGGGAAGAGGGTTGGATGAAAGAGAGGATGGCAGGGATCAACTCATTTGGATTTGGGGGAACAAATGCTCATGCAGTGGTAAGGCAGTTCAAACAGAGTTCTGTTCAAAACTGTGTACAAAAACCGTTGGAAATATTTGtgctttctgcagcctcccagaATTCACTTAGAATGATGTTGGAAGATGCAAGTCACCAAATAAAGGAAAATGATGAcattgtgctccagaacctggcATATACATCTGCTTGCAGAAGAAGCCATAAAAATAACAAATACAGAAAGGCATTTGTGACATATTCTCTCAGGCATCTACAACAACAACTTAAATCAGCCACAGGTACGGAAGTGGCTCAGATAAAGACAGGGGTGAAGCTAATATTTGTATTCTGTGGCAATGGTGTTTTATATCAAGGTATGTGCAAACAGCTACTGCAAACAGAAGCAGTGTTCAGGGCACAAATTGAGGAGATAGAACAAATATTCAAACAATATTCCGATGTCAAATTGCTAGATTTAATTCAAAATGATTGTGGTGACTTCACAAACCCTGGCATAGCAcaaccactgctgtttgccattcaGGTTGCAGTTGTCTCTCTTTTGAAGTTTTGGGGAGTGCAGCCTGATGTTGTCATTGGCCATTCAGTTGGGGAAGTTGCTGCAGTATGTTGTGCAGGGATGCTTTCATTACGAGATGCTGTAAAAGTAGTTTACCACCGAAGTGTATTGCAGTTAACAGTGACAGGAGGTAGGATGTTGGTAATTAGCAACCTATCTGTGTCAATAGTGTCAGACAGACTTGATTCCTATTCAGGGGACCTGTGCATTGCTGCATTCAATAGTCCCTCATCATGTACAGTAGCAGGTGATGCCAAAGCAATAGACAGGTTTTACGCGGAATTATCCAGTTCATTTGGTAACAAAAATGTATTGCTTCATATTTTAGATGTTCCTGCAGCATATCATAGTCACTTGATGGATCCAATTTTAAGGCAGGTGGAAGAGAACATAGGCAACTTAGAAGCACAAAAAACAGAGACAAAAGTAGTTTCCACAGTTACTGGTCAGTTGGTTACACGGGATGACTATGTCACAGGCAAATATTGGGCCAGAAATATTCGCAATCCTGTTGCTTTTGAACAAGCCATAAGAACTGCTGTTGCAGGCATGAAGAGTGCTGTGTTTGTAGAAATAGGTCCAAGAAGGGCTTTACAAAGATATATCAAAGAAATTGTAGGGAATGAGGCTTTGGTTTTGTCTGCCGTACAGCCAGAGAAAGATTATGCAACACTGCTTTCTGTTTTATCAACACTCTTTGAACTAGGATTCAATCCTAACTGGCAAAATATGTATGTAGAACGTGAGACTGTTCCAACATTGTATCCTTGCTATAAATTTGATCGTACTAAACTTCAGGTCAATTTTGAAGACTTTAGACAAAGCCATGAAAATGTAATATCTACCTCTCATCCTTTCCTCTGTGGCTCAAACAGAGATCGTAAAGAATTCAACTACATCCTAACACTAGCCATAATgccatatatattggagcacaaAAACAACAATATTCCTATATTACCTGGTTCAATTTATGTGGAACTTGGCTTAGCATCTGCCCTGGCAAATATTAAGCCAAAGATACCTCTCAGTTTGTGCCAAACCCAAATCACTTTTTTAAATCCCTGTATTGTGCACCCAAAGTCAACTGAGCTCAAAGTGCAGCTCAGCAATGAAGGCACAGTGACCAAGTTTACTGTTTTGGCATCTACTGCCACTTATGCAGAGGGAGAGGTTCATTATGCAAATGAATGCATAGTTGAAGAAAATGTTATTTCTGTTCAACATATTTTGCAAAGAGTCAAAGAAAAGATCAAGGCAGAAGACATCTACGAAAACCTCTCCTCTTTAGGTTTCCAGTATGGCTCAGTTTACAGATACCTTGGGGATGTGTTCTTTGGGGATGAACTAAAGGAAGCTATTACATGTATTAAAGTCCCTGATGAGATTGTGTTGCAGATGCATGAATATCACATTCATCCAGTCATTTTAGATTATTATATGCAAATGACAGCTATTATAGCAATGAAAATGTCAGACTCTAGAGCAGGATTCCCAACATCCATTAGGAGTTTGACAGTATGTCGACCAATGCAGCCGGAAATGATGATGTATATGAGAACATGTAAATGTACcacagaattctttgaggtcTCTGGGGGGTTTACTGATACAAAGGGAGTCCTCATTGCAGAACTAAAAAATGTCAGAATTACATTTCTGAGCTATCACAATTCCACAGAATTGAACAATCTTTTCTACCAGAATGACTGGGAGCAAATTGTTGACCTCCCCAAAGGTATAGCTTCAGCCCCCAAATCATTGGTATTTGCAGATAACTATGGAATTGCTAAAAGCCTTCAGAAGTACTTACACACTCAGTCCTCATATATTCCTTATAAGGAACCTAAGACAATGATGGACATAGAACTTACACAAGTTCTAAGACAGTACAATGTGAGTAATTTAAACAACTTTGATGAAGTATTATTTTTTTGGGGAATGCAAAATATAACTGGTCAGAGCAGTGAAGCAGTGGTGGAGCATGTCAGTAGTTGCTGTGAGATTTATCGTCAAATCCTTCAACTACTTCAGAGAGAAAAATCCACAAAGTCCATCAGAACAATCACATACAGAACATCAGAAAAAACAGTGGATCAAATCACTCCAGGCTTTGCCTTATGGGGTATGACCAGATCATGTGCTGCAGAACTTCATGAGGTAACTTTTCACCTGATTGATATCAGCTCTGTTCTTGATGCAGATATAGTAGCATTAGCAAATGCTGTTACCCTGCCTGCTAATTACCCTGAAGTAATGATTAAACTAGGAAAGACGTATACATCTCACATCAGACGAGTTCCCATTAAAACTTCTGACAACGTACAGAACATGGTTCCTTACTCTAGTTTTGGAAATGTTGTTTTCCAGACAATGGATCCATATAAAGTTGTAAATTTTCATGCAAAGCCACAACAAAGCAAAATGAACAAGCCTACAAAACAAACTGTATGTGTTGAAATTGATAACATTTGCATCCATTCATCAGACTATTTTCCAGTCAGTGTCTCAGATATGAACATTGGACGGACAATGTACTGGAACAAATCTGTAACAGAAGGACATAATCTACTTGCTCTTGACTTCAGTGGTACAATCACTGCAGTCAGCAATGATGTAAAGACCTGCAAAGTAGGTGATCATGTTGTTGCATGTTATCCAGTTGCTGCATTTTCAACAGTCATCCTTTCTGCTTCTGTTTGTTACAAAAGCAGTAAAATTCCAGTACTGAAACAGACACCATGTGTTTCATACTTTATACTTGCATGGGAAATACTCCATAACACTTTACCTCGAAATAAGCATCACAAATTGGTAATTATTTCCAGTGTACCTGAATCGTGTTTGAGTCAAGTGTTGTCTGTAGCAGCCAGTGCATTTGGTTGGAGAGTTCAAATTGAATACAATGGCATTTCACATACTTCAACTCATTCTGATGCACTACTTTTTCTGCCTCCTATTAAGACATCCTTGGTTGCAAAGTATGTCAACAGCTCTTCTGCTCAGCATGTTGTTGTCCTCTTTGACAACAATCATGTGCTTGGCACTTCTCAGAGCATTCCTGGTTGTGAAAGAGACAATGTTTATATTCACACTTTGCCGGTAGCTAACATATTTCAGAAAGGATATCTTGTAAAATCTGCACATGATGTTTACAAGTGGATGAGATCAATGCATTTAAAAATGAAACATCTTGATTTACCAAAAATTAATTTTCAACAAATTGTCTTGAATGTGAATGAATACAGGGAAGAGTCATACTTCACCTGCAAAGCTGTTTCAGTTGTAGATCTGAAGAATGTGCATGCATCAATTAGCCTGATGCCAGAGATACCAGTGTATCTTAGTCAAAATCAACTTTTTAGAAATGATGCAGCCTATATAATCACAGGGGGACTTTCAGGGCTTGGCTTTCTGACAGTAAATTTCATTGCAAAACACGGTGGTGGATATGTCATTATTCTGTCAAGACGGACTCCATCTAATGAGATGCAGGAAGAATTTAGAAATATCCAGAATAAGTTTGGGACTAATGTAGTTAGCATAGCCTGTGATGTTTCAGTGCTTTCAAATGTTGAAAAAGCAATCAATGCCTTTCGTCACTCCTTTCCAAAGGTTGCAATTAAAGGGGTTTTTCACAGTGCTGTGGTATTGCACGATGGCCTTCTTCAAATTCTGAACAAATCATTATTTGAAAAAGTTCTGAATCCCAAAGTTGCAGGAGTCCTGAATCTTCACCACACAACACGATCCCTCCAGTTGGATTACTTTGTATGTTACTCGTCAATTGCATCATTTAGTGGAAGTTCTGCCCAGTCAAGCTATTCTGCAGCAAACTCATTTCTTGATTTCTTTATCCACTATAGAAGAAACCAAGGGCTTGTGGGGCAAACTTTAAACTGGGGTGCACTAAACCTTGGACTGTTACACAATAAGTTTAGAACCCAAAAGTTTCTGGAGTCAAAAGGAATAATGATGATGGAACCTTCAGAAGTTTCTGAATGCCTTAAGCAATGCTTGGTGCTAAATAATCCACAACAAGCTATATGCAAATTTAATTTCTTGATTTTATATAGATTTGATGAAAATCCATCCTTCAAAGCACGATTCTTTTCAATTGTAAAGGATGAAATTAGTAATTTAGAAGTCAATAAAGAGCAAATTGTATCTAGTAATTCAGCAGTGACACCGGAACAGTATGTTATTTCATTGTTGTCTGAAGTCAGCAATGCTGATCCTGCAGATTTTACAAAAGAATCAAATCTCTCCAGCTTTGGCCTTGATTCCATGCTGAGTATGACAGTGCAGAATCgcatttatgaggaaaaacacatCAGCTTGCCAATGGTAACATTGCTTGATCCAAAGACTACGATACATACTGTGGTGTCGTTACTTGAAGAGAAAAGTACTGTTCAGCCACAGATTGGAAACATAACTGTGCGACACTTCGAGAGCAAATCTCTGAGTGATACAGATGATGAATACACCCAATTGTAA